The Montipora foliosa isolate CH-2021 chromosome 6, ASM3666993v2, whole genome shotgun sequence genome includes the window GGAGGATAAAAATATCATAAAAGTGTAGAACAAGTACAGCTGGCGGGGGAGGGTAAGAGAACCTGTTGCCGTGTCGATGGCGTCTATGACCAATACAGGAAGCCAACAGAGTGCAAAGCCAAACTCAACAACAATAGCGGTTTTAGTGATGTTAGCTTCTCGAACATTCGAGAATGTCGGTACGCTTTTTCGAGAATGTCGGTACGCTTTTTCTGACATCACGCAATTGCGTCGCCGAAGTCTACGATAAACACGCCAGTAACAAAAGGATATGACCACCGTTGCAACGCCGATGAATGCCACATCGAGGCTAACTGTGTATGCAGTGTTAATCTCGAACGGGTAAAGACACAAAACTTTGCCAGGTTGGAAGGTGTAGTTGTCTGCTCCAGATATTAGTGGCGGAATCGAAAAGCTGAAGGTGACTATCCAGACGATGATCAGAAATCTGATTGTGTTTCTGGTCGAAAAGACCGTCCGGTACTGGTTGGGTTTAACTACACAGTAAAACCTGTTAATGGCGATGACTGACAACGTGTTCAAAGATGCCGTTGCAAAAGATATGATGCAGAAACCTTGAAAGCGGCAAAGCGATTGATTGTAAAACCAAACTCCTTTAATGATCACTCCATGGGATAAGGGCATCACTGTTACAGCAACGAGAAGGTCAGTGCTGGAAAGAGCGACTATGAGGACATCTGTTAAGGTAAGACGGCGACGATTTCTGTAAGCCAAGATGAATACGAAACCATTACCTAACAAGGCTAAGCAGTTGATAATTATTAGAGAGGTTGCTTCAATGAAGATCATCGAATTTGTTCTAGTAGCGAGGTCTCGGGCAAGTCGCTTATCCACGAACGACATGTTGTTCAAGAGCTCTTCTTCGATTTAGAAACACTATGTGAGAACACTAATGtaattaacattttaaatttcttgTTTAACAAAAAATGCAAGGTGCATTTATTTAAGAAGTTGTCGCGAACATTCATGTACTTGACAGCTTTTTCCGAGCTGTAGAGACCCTACAACAATGAATCAAATATTGCAGGTGttttctctctctccctcttttttttttcttggatctTTGTTTCGGAGCTGGAGAATTAGTGACGATGTTTAATAATTGTAAAGTGTTTGGCTCGGTCCTACTTCAACATAACATTTCAAGCTACTGTTAGAAAGGATGGAAGACATCCTAAGAACTGGAAACAGTCCTTCATAGATCGGGAGATTAGGGTGTTGAACTTATTGACAGTCCATCCCCACTCCGGTctcgagtgagcgcagcgaacgagtgaaatatttttcaacacgagatgAGAATTTTCGCATCTTCAAGCGGCCATGTAGTattctatttattttataaatactaaatcatttcccGAAAGgtatcgaaaggcgcgatttcatatgtaaccatagcaacagtgatcttttcaggTATGAAGATATTATGTTTTCTcgtgaaagctcacttggtatttcattggtgtttatataataatatttattattatttcacagttctttttttctgattttggaaaagaaatatgGAGACTTTGATGAGTTGATATTCTGTGAATTAATTAGAGTAAGCAATTTACGCCTCCTTAAGTTACGGCGATataaggtcccagagtaggcctatTTAAAGAAGAGCTTCGCAACGTTGTTAACCAAGCGCGCCCCAAAAGTAACCTTAATGAGTCATCGCCAAGACTTTCGGAAACTTAAACATCTTCCAGTCTCCATATCTGAGGAGAGTTTTGACATGAAATAGACGTATCGTTTATCGTATATTACACTAGAAAATTTATAATTCAGGAAAGAGTAGTTTGAAGTAGCTGATGTGGAGTTAATATGAGTAACGACGACGCAACCGTGGCACAACAATGTTATTtgtttaaagacaaaaattgGCACTAAATCGGGCTGCACGTGCGGCAAGCATTGAAGAGCACTTCTTTGCTCTTTTTCTGTAAAACATGAGAATTGTAGGTAACCTTACTTGAGAGTGAATCTCCATACTTTGCCAGGCTTAAGTTGTACAACATGATACAGATGAAATCGTCGCAAAATATCTATATGTTGAAGCGATGTTTTTGTTGCAATTGAATCCCTTAAATCTCGGAGAATGTCTCCATCGCATCCACATATTGATCGGGAAAAAGTTCACTAAACAAGCAAGGTATTCTTCACACTCAAAAGGAATATTTAATATCAGGAAAACTGTTGGGTATGTTCAGCTCATCGATGGCAATACATCAAACGGGAACCGATGGAGAAAATCAAGCAAATACAATTGAGCATTTAGGGAAAGGTAATTTCCAAgtgttcatttcatttcaaatagTTAAAAAAAGGGATGGTGATTGCCTTCAGTAGCCTTCATTTGAGAATCGAAGCGATTGGTTTTGTATTCACTACCCTTCGTGATACCCCCTTTGCATGaccgtgtcacgtgaccttgtccATCATAAAAATGGTCGCGGTACAAATCGGacgccagaaatggaaagagcgttATGCAGTTAGTAAGCATGTCAATTTTCAGGCCACTGACATTTTGGTGAGCGATTTTACAGATGGCAAACTTTGCCATCCAGGCCcaaattgttcaaacgatggatagcgctatccgctggataaatcactatccagtggataagtaatagcgaaaccagtagcgctatccaatggatatagtgatttatccggcggatagcgctatccatcgtttgaacaactggggccaggtcaTCCAgtcaatactctttgtttgtccctccaaaattttgcgtaagcattgtttccagtttctcttgacaCCATTATAAGCCCCATTTCTGGCCTCTATTTTGTACCACGACCACATTTTATaattgacaaggtcacgtgacacggtCATGCAAAGGGCCTATTGGTTAAACATCTCACGCGATACTGATTGTCAGCCAATCCGACCAAACATAACAGTGACCGTCTCACTTGCGTCTTCCTTGTCGCGCTTAGCGCCGTCTGCCAGCGACGATTTGTTTTGTCTGTGTTTGGTATTTTGATTATCTGTGACTTTTGTCAAAGGGCATTGGCACGTACGTCCAACGTTTGCCATTTTGCTTCGTTCACCCGTTTAGTATCATCACTATGTCGTGACATACATAAGAGCCTGTCTAGATGGACTAATCAAAGGGAATTTAGGATACAAGGCCGGATGACAACAGCGCTCTAAATTAAACATGAACTCAGACTCTTGTTTTAATTCGTTGAGTTTGCCAAAACTAGGGGAATCCTTCTGGAATTGCTATTGATGCAAGTTTAACATAAACGGTTAACtgttcaaattaaaaaaaagaaataaacgtTTGCATGACAACGGCCTCttacgctggaaaaggtttttgaagTAGTTCTCTAAGTCTTTTTACTTCAATTAAAAGTGCTTCTTGCACGGAGGGTAGGGTAGTTGACGCTTCGTGAGGCCCTAATCAGTGGGGCATTTGACGGTAAAAAATGTCAGCACGGGGGCGGGGACATTTGACCATTTTTTTTGGTAATAGTCAAACGCCCGGGGGGTTTgcccgggaggggggggagggggatgggcGCTATTGGAATTGACGGATACATAAGTTCACCACCCAAATCTCCGATCTATTAAGGACTGTTTCCAGTTCTTAAGATGTCTTACATACTTTCTAATAGTAGCTTGAAATGTTATGTTCAAGCAGGACCGAGCCAAACACCTTACAATTATTAAACATCGACACTAATTCTACAACGCTGAAGAGCAgatcaaagaaataataatgagAGAGAAAACACCTGcaatattttattaaattatGAAGGGTCTCTACAGCTCGGAAAAAGCTGTCAATCATTTGTATGCTCAAGACAATTTCTTAAATAAATGCACTTTGCTTTTTGTCAACAAGAAATTTGGGTTGTTGATTACACATTGCATGTTTTCACGTTtcgaaatcaaagaaaagatCTTGAACAAAATGTCGCTCGTGGATAACCGACTTGCGCAAGACCTCGCTACTAGAACAAATTCGATGATCGCCATTGAAGCAGCCGCTCTACTAATTATCAACTGCTTAGCCTTGTTAGGTAATGGCGTGGTATTCATCGTAGCTTACAGAAATCGTCGCCGTCTTACCAGAACAGATGTTCTCATAGTTGCTCTTTCCAGCACGGACCTTCTCGTGGCTGTAACAGTGATGCCCTTATCCGATAGCGCGATCATCAAAGGGGTTTGGCTTTACAACCAGTCGCTTTGCCGCTTTCAAGGTTTCTGCCTCATAACCTTTGCAACGGCATCTTTCAACACGTTGTCAGTCATCGCTATTAACAGGTACTACTGCGTTGTTAAACCCAAGCAGTACCGGACGGTCTTTTCGACCAGAAACACAATCGGATTCCTGATCATCGTCTGGACAGTCACCTTCAGTTTTTTGATTGCGCCATTAATATTCGGAGCAGACCACTACTCCTTCCAACCTGGCAAAGTTTTGTGTGTTTACCCATTCGAGATTAACACTGCATACACAGTTGGCCTCGGTGTTGCATTCATCGGCGTTCCAACGGCTATCATGTCCTTTTGTTACTGGCGTGTTTATCGCAAGCTTCGGCGACGCAATCGAGTGATGTCAGAAAGAGCGTACCGACTGAACGTTCGAGAAGCCAACTTCACTAAAACCGCCCTTGTTGTTGTGTTTGGCTTTGCACTCTGTTGGCTTCCTGTATTGGTCATAGACGCCATCGACACGGCAACAGGTTCTCTTACCCTCCCCCGCCAGCTGTACTTGTTCTACACTTTTATGATACTTTCATCCTCTACTATCAACCCATTCATTTATGCTCTTGTTAGCAAGCGATTTAAAGAAGAGCTTCGCAAGGTTCTTAACCAAGTGCGCCTCAAAAGAAACCTTAATGAGACATCACCAAGACTTTCGGAAACTTAAACATCTTCCAGTCTCAATATCTGAGGAGAGTTATGACATGAAACTGACGTGTCGTCTATCGTATATTACATTAAAAAATTTATCTAGGAGAGAGTACTTTGAAGTAGCCGATAAGGAGTTAAGTAACCACGACACAATATTGGCAAAGCAATATTATTTGTTTAAACacaaactagacgctccatgagcgtaagCCGGGTTGCCTGTACTACGTGTTACACTAgcacagaaggcactgagttgggtggtattgaactgcagcgctccagttaatttttttcaagtgggggggtCATGTAGACTATTTGAGGgctcacccagacgtcgtgccagcgGTAGCCCATTGGCTCACAcggtgaattattttgtaatgtcctgtcccattttgagttCTTTCACTCTTTTAGACTAAAACACGCAATGTAACTTGATCACATGAGGCCGCTGAAATTgacgtcactttcgattttgcgatttatttgtgcagctaaaagtacaatagaaaaattgagcGTCGCAAAAATCGCCCAAACTGATTtccgctgatggtaacttttttacATGTTGTTGCTGCTAGGAATTtatttattctcgatcgactcttcctaaaaacttccttctcagctcttcctaaaaactgcgcatcaacatttatttacttttgcatcaataattgttttgcataaagaaggctagcaaaatctgtacctagtttagttcgcatttttgaacgttaaaatagaatttccgGTGTGACAGCAAGtcttatattttgaggtctcccatccagaacGAGCTTACCTTGAGTGAACTGTTGTCGTGAATGGCTGTCAGACGcgcagagtacacgcttaaactttctctgaaaaagaagttgaagcaaacttgattcccttctattttcttcaatctttcacAATTCTTTGATGGCACCTGACGTTACGGCAGTCAtcttggtggaaagaacaacagcgaaaaagtcttttgggaatttgactctattattattattcaaaacaaaagctaacaagaagtttggttttaaaaactTTGGTTATAAACGTTAACGCTGTAAAATCGACATTTCGATGTCGACGTGACACCATTAGCGAGCtgaagatctacgacgacgacgtcgacgacaacgcctcaaaacagtgatatcattggttaaaagagcataaataatcgtgctgcacgtgcggcacggattattgctcatatttttgcggttctctgcatcacgacgacgtgaaatcaccaaattttaggtttggacgacaacgtgagcatgcaacagagaatctttcattctctattttcactctgaaatcgctcgtaccaatttatttttaggatacttcgcccatattgtaggacgtgaacgagatggaacaatcgcgaaagacttataatAGAGCAACgttttattttgaggtgacgttttcgttgacgtcgccgtcgtagatcttaaggtccctaaaaCTATCAAGATATAAAGTTGAGTGGAATGAAAAGAGCTAATACATACAGAATAAGAATACACATATTGTTCCTAAAAtacacaggaaaaaaatatgctaacaaaatgaaaaatgaagtaGAAACGATAAAATCACGAGGCGAAGCGATatgaacaaaatattttaaaacagcttTAAGCTAATGgagtctttttgtttgtttaaagtAGGCTTTAAGTCCCTTATGAACAGCATCTCAAACATAAGGCAGTCCCACTTATTTTTGCACTTCTTTAACATACTGAAAAGTCTCGAAAGGCTGGAAATGTCACTGCCATGCGTCCGCATGTGCTCGCCTATGGCGGTCTTGTCCCCGTGTTCGTCGACTCGTTGGTGTAAGTGTCGGCTTATATAGCCGACATAACCAGCCTCGCACTGTACACGACTTCCTGTTTGCTTACCAGTGCAGGTTTTTGTTCCATAGGTTTCAAGTCATCGTTGAATTTGCGACTGGTAAATACGGGGGATAACTGCACGTTAACCTTTGAAGATAGTTCTGATGTTTGCGTCTTCAATATTGGCTGATCGCTGACATTTAAATGGCAGCACAATGCGCGTAACTTGTGATTTTTGGCTGGCTGTGGGTTCTTTCTAAAGATCGTCCATAAATTTCTTCATAATTGATTTGATTAAGCCTTCAGGGTATTTAAGCTCGGGAAAAAAACCGCTCaagtttttggcatttttgaGTGAAAGCATTTATCAAATTATGAATGCTTATGTTTTAGTGTTTATCGAATTTACGTTCCATTCGtgagctccataaaggtatattttgtccATAAATGTCTTCATAATTGATTTGATTAAGCTTTCAGGGTATTTAAGCTCAGGAAAAAAACCGCTCAAGTTTTTGACATTCTTGAGTGAAAGCATTTATCAAATTATGAATGCTTATGTTTTAGtgtttatcgaattgacgttccattcttgagctccattaaggtatattttgtttaaagatcctgtaaaacaccattcgcgttacatcggcTTCACCGCCATTGCATGCttgtactgtgtccaccggataaaatctacctgaatctacgcatttctactaccccccgAAACCTATCATAGAGCATTTATTTGCTCTTTTCTGTAAAACATGAGAATTGTAGGTAACCTAGCTTGAGAGTGAATCTTTTAGTCGCATCTTTACTTCAATACCCTTGGAACCAATCCAATTGGACCATACTTTGTCAGGCTTAAGTTGTACAACGTGACAGAGATGGAATAATAGCCAAGTACGTATATTTTGAAGCGATGTTTTTGTTGCAGTTGCATTCCTCGATTTTCTTCATCGCACCCATATATAAAGAATTGATCAGGAAAAATTAACTAAACAAGCGCATCACGGCACACAATGAGGTATTCTTCACactcaagaaaaatatttaatctCAGGGAAATTGTTGGGTATGTTCCGCTCATCGATAGCAGTATATCAAAACATTTTGGGCCGACTGTGAAGGATTTTTTTAGAGCGTTGCTACAGAGCTCACTTCTACATGCAATACTGCACGTGTATGTTGGCCGCTTTCGTGCGTGACCAATAAATCAAGGCGCCCCTGCGAGGACCCTCTGTCTAGTGTATTCCCACACAAGCAGAGCGCCACTGACGTGCACATTCAAGGATCTAATGATCCCAACTTGAGGAATCTCGACACAAACATCCAAGATCTGAATCAGTTCCACAGGTATTCCCTCTTTCTCGTGACCAAGCAACAGAAGTGACTTTTCCGGAAACCGATACTGTGTCAAGCTCTTGCTGTTGGCGGTTTGCTCCACGCCCACCAGGGTATATCCCTCGTGGCGCATGCTCTCTAGGTACGACTTGAGTTCAGACATGCGCACTTCTTGAATGTTCATCCATTTGGCGGCGCTTACGCTCAGAGATTTGAACTGGGCATCCTCTACCACATGAGTGTTGCTAAGCACCAGCGTCTGTACGCCAAAAATCTCACAAGTTCGGCACAAGCCGCCAAGATTCGGGGCCTTGTCAATTAGCGATGCGACTACGATCAGTTGCCCAGCGGCATTTTTCCGCAAGTTGGCCAGGCGCTGTTCCTGCAGCTCGAAAATCATTTCTTCATCTGGTGGGATCACCTTCCACGGCGTGATCTTTTTCTGGACGTCACCGGTATGTGATCCCCAGATCCCTTCATTGCCGTTACCAATCGCTTCACGCATGCTTTGTTTGTTGATTGGGTCCCCTAACAGTCTTCGCCTTATTTGATCGCCGATATTCTCCTCATAATTGAAAGAAGGGGCATTCTCCATTTGACCCATCCTTGTATCATCAGGGTTAAGAAGCGGTAATCTACAAGGGGCCTTTTCAGCGGAAGAAGACTTCCAAGCGCACACACCCAATGGTCCCTGTATGAAGACATTGGGAGAAATCCATTCTTCATCAGTCACATCTGACAAGCGGGGCAGAGTTTCGAACAAAGTCTGCATGGAGAAGTCTCTGTAAGGGTGCACGTCTAAAAAGAAGAAATCTGCCAACACACGAGTCTTCTGACGAAGTCCCTCGTTGTTTGCTTCCAGGAAGTTCACGCACGACTTGATTATGGCGTGGTCTGATATGACGTCACTCAAATTCTGCCGCTGGCAAGTGAGCCACATCTTCTGCAATGTGACCTGGGCGTAGGCCTGGACCTGGCAGAATGAAAAAGGAAATCAGGAGACGCCAGTTGCCGCGCTATTTGAAACACAGAGAGCGCTGGCTTTTACGCGCACGTTACTATGACATCAATAAATCAATCTGTGCATTCTCCAACGGCCTGGTCAGTATCCTTCACGTGCTCAAAGCATAATCAACTGAGCTGTTGAAACCCTGATACTTTGGCCTCATCAACATGGCTCAGCTTCGAACAAATCCTTTCACTGGCAGAAAACATGCTTTAgttaaattaagatatttttttccttgcgaTGAAGCGGAAAATGGCAGATTTGAGAATCGGTGAATATTGGACAACAGATAATTCAATAAGTAAATTTAATGGATTGAAGATACTGGCATTGTACTCGTGAGGCCACACCCGGCCAGCAGAACTTAATCGCAGGTATGATAATTTTTTCCCAATGAGTTGTTGATTTACGGCTGTCATTAATCATGTGCACGTTACGTCACagtcgccatgttggatggcacaTTTGTTCATTTTGTTCACATTTGTCTTCAGATGTCGGTCGCAAACCACCAAAAAGTCGTATCTATTGCAATCTCCTTTAATTTGTTCGTCCTCTATATACAGAAAACTACTCGTCTTAAACTTTGATGAGGACTTATAAAATCCAAACAGAAGGCGACAAAATCAAAACAGGAGCCTAATGCTCAGAATTTTGGATCATTTTTGGACGAAAGAATGTTTCGGCggcaacaaaaaaatgtttaagtaTGTTATCTTTGAAATCTCCCTTGGGGGCGTATCCAATGTTCCCACATGTTTAACTCTGTGTTTCCAGAATTAGTCACCGATTTCTTTTATTCAGTTTCGCGTCTTGCGTTCTTGGGTTttatcaaattaaattaaagagtATGGTTATTATACATGAAGTTCCCTTACCATGACATGTGACGTCAGAGCCCAGGGAAGAACAACGGGAAAAGCATGCCGGAAGTAGGCTGCCTGAGAGTCGGAGTTTTGTAACGAGAATTCACCGACTTGCGCCGCGACCACGAGGAAAGAAGAGACACTGCCTGCCCGTCTGCTAACGTCGTACTTTAGCTGCTCCCAGAGCAACGCTCGCAGCCCCGGAAACCTATTAGAATAGAACAGAATTTAATTGATAGCTCGTGATACCCCCATTTCCTGCTTTGAAACACACTAAATGAAATTACTAGATTCTGACGGGACAAGtggagtaataataataagaagaagaaagatgtaaaatcgttctctggtaaaaagttttgaaaaaattatgagctttcgacagactgaactgctgccttcaacggataaaaatgtgtgaagcctaaaagtgaaagaaatttaaatataaccaAAAATTCCcataaattaaaggataaaagcatgtagtagaaagaatgttaaaaatgctaagaaaattagtgtttctttaagagaatgtgatattgtcttgggaGCGGGCACGAATTATTGTCTGCCCGAACAGTTTTTAccgtgtgccatgactccaatgtctttctactccggttgttcgctttgtcaatgattttagaattgttaaagtcaatatcatgattaaaagtCCACGCGTGTGTCACGACATTTGAGCCTTTAGTACAATGCCTTAAGTTCCTCATATGTTCCTTTCTCCTAGTAGtaaaggatcttttagtttcgccaatgtagctccacgggcaagatgcgcatggaattttatagatgacATTGCACTGGTCGTCTTCGGCAGGTCGAAACTTAGGGATAGGGAAATGCTGCTGTAAAGTTTTAACTGGTCTGCTAGTGACTTGGATGTCGTGTTCCTTGAGGATTCTTGTGAGAGGTTCCGTGATGCCTTTGATGTAGGGAAGGACTGCAAAGTTGCGTCGGTTTGTTGGCTCAGTCCATTTAAAGAACATACCAACCAACTCTTCTGGAGTAGGTGTAGGTGGTGGAGGCctcgttttctttcttataACATCAGCAGCGATTTTTTTGGGATAGCCGTTGGAGTGTAAAGCGGCGCAAACACGAGCAGTTTCACGGGTCTTTCCAACTTGTGTGTTGGGGAGATTCAAAGCTCGATGCAGGAGTGTCTCAGCGGTGCTGATTTTATGTTTCCTGTAATGGTGTGAATGGAAGTCAAGATATCTATCCGTATGCGTGGGTTTGCGGTAGATGTCGACCAAAAGTTTTCCGTTATCGCGCGAAATGAGGGTGTCAAGAAAGGGTAGTTGGCCGTTGGACTCGTGTTCGATGGTGAAAGAAATATGCTGATCGATTGAGTTCAATGAATCGTGGAAGGAGGCAACAGCGAAGATCTCCGTTCGGATCGAATCGAGCGTGAATTGAACGCGACGCTCCTGAACTTTAAGAGACAACAAAAGATTGATGACTATACATACTTTAAATTAAGATCTACCGACGGCATTCCACCAGCGATCCGCGGTTCTATCAAACACCACAAAGACCTATCGTGACTTGCATTGGCTCTGCACTTTACAACACTTCTAAATTCCTCACCGACATCCTTGCACCGATCCAAAATCGTAATGGGTTCTCAGTTGCTAATTCACAGGAGTTCTCTAACAAAATAGCCGACGTTAACATCCAAAATGATGAAACCATGGTTTCCTTTGATGTGATGTCTCTATTCACCGCCATCCCTGTCGACAAAGCTTGCGATTATATCAGGAAGAAATTAGAGGATGATTTGTCTCTCCATTCCAGAACCAACCTAGACATCGAGGAAATAATTTCCTTATTGAATTTTGTGCTGTCCAATGACTTCTTCGTTTACAATGACACCATCTACAAACAAATCCACGGTTGTGCTATGAGTAGCCCCGTCAGCCCTGTAGTAGCCATTCAACCTATGCATggaagaaatcgaaaaaacagCAATTTACACGACTACTGTCTCGCCGAAATTTTGGAAGCGGTATGTAGACGACAGTTTCTGCATTATTAAGAGGGACGCTGTTGCCTCCTTCCACGATTCATTGAACTCAATCGATCAGCATATTTCTTTCACCATCGAACACGAGTCCAACGGCCAACTACCCTTTCTTGACACCCTCATTTCGCGCGATAACGGAAAACTTTTGGTCGACATCTACCGCAAACCCACGCATACGGATAGATATCTTGACTTCCATTCACACCATGACAGGAAACATAAAATCAGCACCGCTGAGACACTCCTGCATCGAGCTTTGAATCTCCCCAACACACAAGTTGGAAAGACCCGTGAAACTGCTCGTGTTTGCGCCGCTTTACACTCCAACGGCTATCCCAAAAAAATCGCTGCTGATGTtataagaaagaaaacgagGCCTCCACCACCTACACCTACTCCATCAAAGGCATCACGGAACCTCTCACAAGAATCCTCAAGGAACACGATATCCAAGTCACTAGCAGACCAGTTAAAACTTTACAGCAGCATTTCCCTATCCCTAAGTTTCGACCTGCCGAAGACGACCAGTGCAATgtcatctataaaattccatGTGCATCTTGCCCGtggagctacattggcgaaactaaaagatcctttaCTACTAGGAGAAAGGAACATATGAAGAACTTAAAGCATTGTACTAAGGCTCAAATGTCGCGAAACACGCGTGGacttttaatcatgatatttACTTTAACAATTCTAacatcattgacaaagcgaacaaccggagtagaaagacattggagtcatggcacacggcaaaaactGTTGGGGCAGACAATAATTCGTGCTCGCtcccaagacaatatcacattctcttaaagaaacactaattttcttagcatttttaacattctttctactacatgcttttatcctttaatttatgcgaatttttcgttatatttaaatttctttcacttttaggcttcacacatttttatccgttgaaggcagcagttcagtctgtcgaaagctcataattttttcaaaactttttaccagagaacgattttacttctttcttagcatgaatcctggtaacggatcttcaatatttttaaataataataataataataataataataataataataataataataataataataataataataataataatgataaatacTCAATACTGCAAAATGATAGATCAGctgaaatataaaaaaagatAGCTGGTATAAACCTATGTTCAGTAATAAAATTTATCTGTTATAAAACaatatacaataaaaatatataaaagagTTAAGTCACGAAAGGTACGGGTAAAATCTACAAACTACATTTATGCTCTGATTTGTCTAAATCAAGCAAATCCTTAAAGTCTTTAATTAAAAAGTTCTTAATTGAGGTTTTTAGCCGGAAGATCTtttggtaaattgttccatTCTTTTCCTGCTGTAAATTTAAAAGTGAGTTACACTGTACAACTTGGAGACCCATTGAAGTCAACATGGCAATCACGCGCGTACGATTAAGAACAAATCCACTCTCGAGGGAACCACCAGTGGGTTGAGTTGCTGGTTCTCTTTTCAGCTTCATTAGAATTCGTTAGTTTTTCTATGGATTGTTCGATTTTCTTCTCCCGACAAAACAAATATCTCGGATGTCATCTATAGTATCATCCATTGGCGCTGCTGCGTAAAATCAATTGTGGCTTTTGGAGGGCATGGAAATCTCTTTCTCA containing:
- the LOC138006049 gene encoding melatonin receptor type 1A-like — protein: MIFIEATSLIIINCLALLGNGFVFILAYRNRRRLTLTDVLIVALSSTDLLVAVTVMPLSHGVIIKGVWFYNQSLCRFQGFCIISFATASLNTLSVIAINRFYCVVKPNQYRTVFSTRNTIRFLIIVWIVTFSFSIPPLISGADNYTFQPGKVLCLYPFEINTAYTVSLDVAFIGVATVVISFCYWRVYRRLRRRNCVMSEKAYRHSRKSVPTFSNVREANITKTAIVVEFGFALCWLPVLVIDAIDTATGSLTLPRQLYLFYTFMIFLSSAINPFIYALVSKRFKEELRKVINQVRPKSNLNETSPRLSET
- the LOC138007778 gene encoding melatonin receptor type 1B-B-like; translated protein: MKGLYSSEKAVNHLYAQDNFLNKCTLLFVNKKFGLLITHCMFSRFEIKEKILNKMSLVDNRLAQDLATRTNSMIAIEAAALLIINCLALLGNGVVFIVAYRNRRRLTRTDVLIVALSSTDLLVAVTVMPLSDSAIIKGVWLYNQSLCRFQGFCLITFATASFNTLSVIAINRYYCVVKPKQYRTVFSTRNTIGFLIIVWTVTFSFLIAPLIFGADHYSFQPGKVLCVYPFEINTAYTVGLGVAFIGVPTAIMSFCYWRVYRKLRRRNRVMSERAYRLNVREANFTKTALVVVFGFALCWLPVLVIDAIDTATGSLTLPRQLYLFYTFMILSSSTINPFIYALVSKRFKEELRKVLNQVRLKRNLNETSPRLSET